One Deinococcus sp. LM3 genomic region harbors:
- a CDS encoding globin: MTAPLSLSAGGSLYDRIGPDALAALVTRFYALVARDPQLSPIFPADLTLTAEKQLAFLTGFLGGPPLYHERFGHPRLRARHLPFPITPERAQAWLACMNAALRDTPGVAPDDARELYAALARVATHMVNAPSAAVPGATESTP; encoded by the coding sequence ATGACGGCTCCCCTTTCACTGAGCGCGGGCGGCAGCCTGTACGACCGGATCGGCCCGGACGCCCTGGCGGCGCTGGTGACCCGCTTCTACGCCCTGGTGGCCCGTGACCCGCAGCTGAGTCCGATCTTCCCGGCGGACCTGACCCTGACCGCCGAGAAGCAGCTGGCGTTCCTGACAGGGTTCCTGGGCGGACCACCGCTGTACCACGAGCGGTTCGGGCATCCCCGGCTGCGGGCGCGGCACCTGCCGTTTCCGATCACGCCGGAACGGGCGCAGGCGTGGCTGGCGTGCATGAACGCGGCGCTGCGCGACACGCCGGGCGTCGCGCCGGACGACGCGCGGGAACTGTACGCGGCGCTGGCGCGGGTGGCGACGCACATGGTGAATGCCCCGTCTGCGGCGGTGCCGGGAGCGACTGAAAGCACACCGTGA
- a CDS encoding bifunctional 3-deoxy-7-phosphoheptulonate synthase/chorismate mutase gives MTQPQRSIEDLRAEVDQINRELLGLLSRRGHVVAQIGHAKTQEGRPNHYDPAREDKQLKELESLNQGPFTGAAVKAIFKEIFKASLDLEESNDKKQLLVSRKVKSDDTVLDIDGVRIGGNSLPTIIAGPCSIESEEQMEQTAAYLAGKGIKILRGGAYKPRTSPYGFQGMGVDGLILGNRVAKQHGMLFITEVMDTRDVEIVAEYADILQVGARNMHNFALLREVGRARRPVLLKRGLSATIEEWLYAAEYILSEGNNEVILCERGIRTYEKWTRNTLDLSAVAIAKKETHLPVIVDVTHAAGRRDLLIPLAKAALAVGADGIHVEVHPSPATALSDNEQQLDFAGYDQFSEALSSMLKVPVGA, from the coding sequence ATGACCCAGCCGCAACGCAGCATTGAAGACCTCCGCGCCGAGGTCGATCAGATCAACCGTGAACTTCTCGGGCTCCTGTCCCGCCGTGGCCACGTCGTCGCGCAGATCGGTCACGCCAAGACCCAGGAAGGCCGCCCCAACCACTACGACCCGGCCCGCGAGGACAAGCAGCTCAAGGAACTCGAGAGCCTGAACCAGGGGCCGTTCACGGGCGCCGCCGTGAAGGCCATCTTCAAGGAGATCTTCAAGGCCAGCCTGGACCTCGAGGAGAGCAACGACAAGAAGCAGCTGCTGGTATCCCGCAAGGTCAAGAGCGACGACACCGTGCTGGACATCGACGGGGTGCGCATCGGCGGGAACTCGCTGCCGACCATCATCGCCGGGCCCTGCTCCATCGAGAGCGAGGAGCAGATGGAGCAGACGGCCGCGTACCTGGCGGGCAAGGGCATCAAGATCCTGCGTGGCGGCGCGTACAAGCCCCGCACCAGCCCATACGGCTTCCAGGGCATGGGCGTGGACGGCCTGATTCTCGGGAACCGCGTGGCCAAGCAGCACGGCATGCTGTTCATTACCGAGGTCATGGACACCCGCGACGTGGAGATCGTCGCCGAGTACGCCGACATCCTGCAGGTCGGGGCCCGCAACATGCATAACTTCGCGCTGCTGCGCGAGGTGGGCCGCGCCCGCCGCCCGGTGCTGCTCAAGCGCGGCCTGAGCGCCACCATCGAGGAGTGGCTGTACGCCGCCGAGTACATCCTGTCGGAGGGAAACAACGAGGTCATCCTGTGCGAGCGCGGCATCCGCACGTACGAGAAGTGGACCCGCAACACCCTGGACCTGAGCGCCGTGGCGATCGCCAAGAAGGAAACCCACCTGCCGGTCATCGTGGACGTCACGCACGCCGCCGGTCGCCGCGACCTGCTGATCCCCCTGGCGAAGGCCGCGCTGGCCGTGGGCGCCGACGGTATTCACGTCGAGGTGCACCCCAGCCCCGCCACCGCCCTGAGCGACAACGAGCAGCAGCTGGACTTCGCCGGGTACGACCAGTTCAGCGAGGCGCTGAGCAGCATGCTGAAGGTGCCCGTCGGAGCCTGA